In Nitrososphaerota archaeon, the following are encoded in one genomic region:
- the psmA gene encoding archaeal proteasome endopeptidase complex subunit alpha, translating to MFPAAAGYDRAITVFSPDGRLYQVEYAIETVRRGTLAVGIKAADGVVLAVEEKTRKLQSQTTAQKIFQVDEHIAVAAAGYIPDARVQVDQARIIAQSNRLVYDEPAEVETIARRIADICQQFTQYAGVRPFGVSLIIAGVDRNGPAIYLTDPSGTYLGYEAVAIGAGSDQVMEFLEQNYQPNKKLAEACVLAIEAIYTVSEDKSGIKHIKIAVVDAATKKMRFLTEKEIEELASKARNREKPKQ from the coding sequence ATGTTTCCGGCAGCTGCGGGATATGATAGGGCGATAACAGTATTTTCGCCAGACGGTAGGCTATATCAGGTAGAATACGCGATAGAAACCGTTAGAAGAGGAACCTTAGCGGTGGGAATCAAGGCGGCTGATGGTGTTGTACTCGCAGTAGAAGAGAAGACGAGGAAGCTTCAGAGCCAGACAACCGCTCAAAAGATCTTTCAGGTTGATGAGCATATAGCTGTGGCGGCTGCGGGCTACATACCAGACGCAAGAGTGCAGGTAGACCAGGCTAGGATAATAGCGCAGAGTAATAGGTTGGTCTACGATGAGCCGGCTGAAGTTGAAACCATAGCTAGAAGAATAGCTGACATATGCCAACAGTTCACTCAGTATGCTGGTGTCAGACCGTTCGGCGTCTCACTTATAATTGCTGGTGTGGATAGAAACGGCCCAGCTATCTACTTGACTGATCCAAGCGGCACATACCTTGGATACGAAGCTGTAGCTATAGGTGCGGGGAGCGATCAGGTTATGGAGTTCCTCGAGCAGAATTATCAGCCGAATAAGAAGCTCGCGGAGGCGTGTGTGCTTGCGATTGAAGCGATCTACACCGTTAGCGAAGATAAATCTGGCATAAAGCACATAAAGATAGCTGTTGTAGATGCTGCGACGAAGAAGATGAGGTTCCTCACGGAAAAAGAAATAGAGGAGTTGGCGAGCAAGGCTAGAAATAGGGAGAAGCCGAAGCAGTAA